The Deltaproteobacteria bacterium genomic interval CCTCGCGATCGCCGGGGTGCCGGGATTCTCCGGCTTCTTCAGCAAGGACATGATCCTGGGGGCCGCACTCGAATTCGGGATGCGGAACCCGCGGCACTACATTCTCTTCTTCGGGGCGCTTTTCACCGCGGGCCTCACCGCCTTCTACATGTTCCGCATGGTGATCATGACGTTCTTCGGGGAACCGAAGGACCACCACAAGTACGACCACGCGCACGAGTCGCCGCCGAACATGTGGGTGCCGCTGGTGGTCCTGGCGACGCTTTCGTTCTCCTTCTGGTTCAAGAGCCCGTTCGTCGAAAAGGGGTGGTTCCAGACCCTCGTGCAGAAGCCGGCCACGGTGGCCGACGTCGTGAAGGCGCCGGCGGCCCCCGCTTCGATGGAGCACGCGGCGGTGATGGCGCCGGGAGCCCACGAACCGGCCCCGGTCCACGGCGCCCCGGGTCCGGCGGAGGCTCCCCCTGCGGCGGCTCCCGCCGTTCACGTCGCCCCTGCGGCGCACGGGGCCCCGGCCGCCCACGGGGGAGAGGCCGCGCACGACGCCCACCTCGCCCACACGGCGCACGCGTACGCCATGTACTCGTCGGTGGCGGTGGGGACCCTCGGGATCTTCCTCGCCTTCGTCGTCTACTCGTTCGGCTGGATCAACCCGGACAAGGTCGCGGCCGCCCTGAAGCCGCTCCACGAGTTCCTGGTGAACAAGTGGTACTTCGACGAGCTCTACGAGGCGACGTTCGTCAACGGCTCCAAGGCGTTCTCCCGGGGGCTCGCCTGGTTCGACCTCCACGTGGTCGACGGCCTGGTGAACCTGGCGGCCCAGCTCGGCGTCTTCGTCTCGTACCTCGTGGGAAAGTTCGACAACTACGTGGTCGACGGCGCGGTCAACGGCGTGGCCGACGCGACGATCGGGGGCGGCTCGATCCTTCGCCGCCTCCAGACCGGGAAGCTGTACCACTACGTGTTCGCCCTGGCGGGCGGCGCGGTCGTCATTTTCCTGATCAAGGCGTTCTGAGAACGGAGGTGGTATCCCTTGGGTTTCGTCGATAGTCACATCCTCACGCTGATGACCTTCCTCCCGCTCCTGGGGGCGGCGGTCATCGTCTGCGTGCCGAAGGGAAGGGACGACGTGGTCCGGTGGATCGCCGCCGGAGCCTCGCTCCTCCCGCTGATCCTCTCGGTGCGCCTGTGGTTCGCCTACGACCGGACGGTGGCGGGCGTAAACGTCGCCAGCCAGTTCCAGTTCGTGGAGCGGTACGCCTGGATCCCGTCGATCAACGTGGAGTATTTCGTCGGGGCCGACGGGATCTCCATGCCGATGCTCCTCCTGACCGCGCTGCTGTCGTTCCTGGCCGTGATCGGCTCCTTCGGGATCGAGAAGAAGGTCAAGGGGTACATGGCCCTTTTCCTCCTCCTCGAGACGGGGATGATGGGGGTCTTCGCCTCCCTCGACTTCTTCCTCTTCTACGTCTTCTGGGAAGTGATGCTGCTGCCGATGTACTTCCTGATCGGCATCTGGGGCGGGCCGCGGAAGGAGTACGCGGCGATCAAGTTCTTCCTCTACACGCTGCTCGGCTCCATCCTGATGCTGATCGTCCTGCTGGCCCTCTACTTCAACACGACCAACCCGGAGACGGGCGGCCACACCTTCAACCTGCTCCACTACATGGCGCAGAACACGCACAGCGGGTGGCTCAAAGGATTCGACGTCCGGATCCTGATGTTCCTCGGGCTGTTCATCGGGTTCGCCATCAAGGTGCCGCTCTTCCCGTTCCACACGTGGCTCCCCGACGCCCACGTCGAGGCGCCCACGGCGATCTCGGTCATCCTGGCGGGCGTTCTCCTGAAGATGGGGACGTACGGGCTGATGCGGATCTCCTTCCCCATCTTCCCCGACGTTACGGTCTGGTTCGCCGTGCCGATGGCGATCCTCGGCGTGATCAACATCGTGTACGGCGCCCTCTGCGCGATGGCGCAGTCGGACCTGAAGAAGATGGTCGCCTACTCCTCCGTCAGCCACATGGGGTTCTGCCTCCTCGGGATGGCGGCGCTCACCCCCACGGGGATGGTCGGGGCGGCGATGCAGATGTTCTCCCACGGCATGATCACGGCCATGCTCTTCTTCCTGGTCGGCGTCGTCTACGACCGGGCGCACCATCGCCAGATCGACGGATTCGGAGGGCTGGGTGCCGTGGTGCCGGTCTACACCGCCTTCGTCTCCCTGGCGTTCTTCGCGTCCCTGGGTCTCCCGGGGCTGTCCGGCTTCATCGCGGAGCAGATGGTCTTCCTCGGCTCCTTCCAGGCGTTCCGCTCCCTGGTGGTCGTCGCGGCGCTGGGGATCATCTTCGTGGCCGCGTTCCACCTCTGGGCGCTGCAGCGGGTCTTCCTCGGCCCCCTGAACCCGAAGTACGCGGCGCTCGAGGAGATCAACGGCCGCGAGATCTTCTGCCTCGCCCCGCTGGGGATCCTGGTCATGATCGTCGGCGTGTGGCCGATGCCGGTCCTGAACCTCATGAACGCCTCGCTCGTGAAACTGGTCGACGTCGTGAAGGCGGTCATCTAAATGTTTCTCGGCAACCTGGGGAGCCTGCAATATTTCCTGCCGGAGTTCGCCGTCACGGCGACGATCCTCCTGCTGGTGGCGCTGCACGTGGCCTCGAAGCGTCCCGGGTCGTCCGCTTTCGCGTTCCTTTCGATCCTCGGTGTGGGGACGGCCCTCCTGCTGACCGGCGCCGTGCCGGCGGGGGCCGGAAAGGCGATCTTCGAGGGGATGGCCGCCTACGACGGTTTCGCCCTCTTCTTCAAGGCGTTGACCGCGCTGGCCACCCTGGTGGTCATCTTCATGTCGATGGACAGCGGGGAGCTCGCCGGACGCTCGCAGGCGGAGTACTACATCTTCCTGCTCTCCACGCTCCTCGGAATGTTCCTGCTCTCCTCCGCGACCGACATCGTGATGCTCTACCTGGCGCTCGAGCTGGTCTCCATCCCGTCGTACCTGCTGGCGGGGTACCTGAAGGGGCGGCGGCACTCCACCGAGGCGGCGATGAAGTACGTCGTGTACGGCGCTACTGCCTCGGGGGTGATGATCTACGGCTTCTCCCTCCTCTTCGGCCTCTCCGGCTCCACGCAGATCGCGGAGATCGGCCGGGTCGTGGCGGCCGGGAAGGGGACGCTCCCCGCCCTGCTCGCATCGGTTATGGTGGCCGTCGGGTTCGGGTACAAGATCGCGGCGGTGCCGTTCCACATGTGGAGCCCGGACGTGTACGAGGGGGCGCCCACGCCGGCGACCGCCTTCTTCTCGGTCGGCCCCAAGGCGGCCGGGTTCGCGGTGCTGGTCCGCTTCTACTACACGGTGTTCGCGTCCCCCGACGCCGCTACGGGGCTGTGGCGCCTGAACTCCACGATCGACTGGCCGCTCCTGTTCGCGGCGCTGTCCGCGATCACGATGACCGTGGGGAACCTGGTCGCGATCAAGCAGAACAACGTGAAGCGGCTCCTCGCGTACTCCTCCATCGCGCACGCCGGGTACATGCTCATGGGTTTCGTCCTCCTCACCCCGGCGGGGATCCAGGCGATCCTGTTCTACCTCGTGGTCTACCTGTTCATGAACCTCGGCGCCTTCTACGTCGTGGTCCTGGTCCGCAACGGGACGAAGGGGGAGGACATCGCGGATTTCGCGGGGCTGGGGAGCCGCGCGCCGGTCGCCGCCGTGGCGATGGCCGTCTTCCTGTTCGCGCTGACCGGCATCCCGCCGTTTTCCGGCTTCATCGGCAAGGTCTACCTGTTCGCCGAGGTCATCCACCGCGGCGTCTACTGGCTGGCGGTCGTGGCGGGGCTGAACAGCGTCGTGGCGCTCTACTACTACGCCCGGATCGTCCGGTCGATGTTCCTCGCCGATCCGACCGACGCGTCGGAGATCTCCGTGCCGGCGGTCCCCCGCGCGATGCTGGTTCTCCTGGCCGCGCCAACGCTGATCCTCGGCGTCTACTGGGAGCCGGTGGCGCGCATCGCCTCCCAGTCCGTCCGGATGATCGCGTTCTGAATCCCCGCGGAAGGAGGAGGGGGAACCCGTGAGCGATATCCTTTCGACCGTGGATTTCTCGAATCCGTACTTTCCCGTCCTCGTCCTCATGGTCATCGCCCTGGCGATGGCGGTGGGATTCGTCCTCCTCTCGCAGGCGGTCGGCCCCAGGAAGTACGACCGGATCAAGTACGGGGTCTACGAGTGCGGCGTCGACCCGCTCCGCCCCGCGGCGGAGCGCGTCTCCGTCAAGTTCTACCTGATCGCCCTGCTGTTCATCCTCTTCGACCTGGAGACCACGTTCCTGTACCCGTGGGCGGTGCTGTTCCGGTCGCTGGGGCTGTTCGGCTTCATC includes:
- a CDS encoding NADH-quinone oxidoreductase subunit L, with amino-acid sequence LAIAGVPGFSGFFSKDMILGAALEFGMRNPRHYILFFGALFTAGLTAFYMFRMVIMTFFGEPKDHHKYDHAHESPPNMWVPLVVLATLSFSFWFKSPFVEKGWFQTLVQKPATVADVVKAPAAPASMEHAAVMAPGAHEPAPVHGAPGPAEAPPAAAPAVHVAPAAHGAPAAHGGEAAHDAHLAHTAHAYAMYSSVAVGTLGIFLAFVVYSFGWINPDKVAAALKPLHEFLVNKWYFDELYEATFVNGSKAFSRGLAWFDLHVVDGLVNLAAQLGVFVSYLVGKFDNYVVDGAVNGVADATIGGGSILRRLQTGKLYHYVFALAGGAVVIFLIKAF
- a CDS encoding NADH-quinone oxidoreductase subunit M; the protein is MLTLMTFLPLLGAAVIVCVPKGRDDVVRWIAAGASLLPLILSVRLWFAYDRTVAGVNVASQFQFVERYAWIPSINVEYFVGADGISMPMLLLTALLSFLAVIGSFGIEKKVKGYMALFLLLETGMMGVFASLDFFLFYVFWEVMLLPMYFLIGIWGGPRKEYAAIKFFLYTLLGSILMLIVLLALYFNTTNPETGGHTFNLLHYMAQNTHSGWLKGFDVRILMFLGLFIGFAIKVPLFPFHTWLPDAHVEAPTAISVILAGVLLKMGTYGLMRISFPIFPDVTVWFAVPMAILGVINIVYGALCAMAQSDLKKMVAYSSVSHMGFCLLGMAALTPTGMVGAAMQMFSHGMITAMLFFLVGVVYDRAHHRQIDGFGGLGAVVPVYTAFVSLAFFASLGLPGLSGFIAEQMVFLGSFQAFRSLVVVAALGIIFVAAFHLWALQRVFLGPLNPKYAALEEINGREIFCLAPLGILVMIVGVWPMPVLNLMNASLVKLVDVVKAVI
- a CDS encoding NADH-quinone oxidoreductase subunit N, which encodes MFLGNLGSLQYFLPEFAVTATILLLVALHVASKRPGSSAFAFLSILGVGTALLLTGAVPAGAGKAIFEGMAAYDGFALFFKALTALATLVVIFMSMDSGELAGRSQAEYYIFLLSTLLGMFLLSSATDIVMLYLALELVSIPSYLLAGYLKGRRHSTEAAMKYVVYGATASGVMIYGFSLLFGLSGSTQIAEIGRVVAAGKGTLPALLASVMVAVGFGYKIAAVPFHMWSPDVYEGAPTPATAFFSVGPKAAGFAVLVRFYYTVFASPDAATGLWRLNSTIDWPLLFAALSAITMTVGNLVAIKQNNVKRLLAYSSIAHAGYMLMGFVLLTPAGIQAILFYLVVYLFMNLGAFYVVVLVRNGTKGEDIADFAGLGSRAPVAAVAMAVFLFALTGIPPFSGFIGKVYLFAEVIHRGVYWLAVVAGLNSVVALYYYARIVRSMFLADPTDASEISVPAVPRAMLVLLAAPTLILGVYWEPVARIASQSVRMIAF
- a CDS encoding NADH-quinone oxidoreductase subunit A, producing the protein MVIALAMAVGFVLLSQAVGPRKYDRIKYGVYECGVDPLRPAAERVSVKFYLIALLFILFDLETTFLYPWAVLFRSLGLFGFIEMAVFVGILLVGLVYAWKKGALEWQ